The genomic region AGCTGCTCCGCCCCGAAGGACGACGCCGTGAAGGCGGCCTTCGAGAACGTCCACACCGCCTACCAGAGCCTCGACGCCATCTTCCAGTGATATACGGGCGCGCCTCTCGGCGCGCCCGTCACCGTTTTCCGTAAGGGCGGCTGGCGCGCCGATCGCCTCGTCGAAACGACGACGCCTCCACCGCGCCTGCCGCCCGACCCAATTCCCGCGCAACCTTGCCTTTCGTCCCGAAGGGCAGGATTGCGCGCGAATCAAGTCGGTCGTCGATCCAGAATCAGCGCGACCGCCGCCGCGCGATCGGCGACGCGGCCCGCGGCCCGCTCCCCCGCCAGACGCGCCAGCCAATCCTGCAACTCCGGTCCCGCCGGCACGCCGAGATCGATCAGATCCCGCGCCGCGAGCAGCGGCGGATGCGCGTCGATCAAGCGTCGCGCCCGCGCCGCGCGTTCCAACGCCTCCGCCCCCGCGAACGCCGCCGCGCAGAGCAGCGTTCCCGGCGCCGCGCGATAGACCGCGCGGACCAACGCCGCGTCGTCCGGCGCCTCGCGCAGCAAACGCTCCAAACGGCGCGACTGCGCCATCCCCTCCAGCAGCGCCCGCCGCGCGCGGGACGACAGCGCGACCCGCTCCGCCCTCTCCGCCGCCCGCTCCGGACACGTCGTCGCGGCGTGCACGAGAGCCGCGCTCAGATCGTCGTCGGCGCCGAGGGCCACGGCCGCAGCGAGGGCCGCCGCCGCCGCGGCGCGCACGTCGTCGGCCGAACCCTGCCGCAGCCCCGGCAGCCAGCGCGCGCCCGCGCCGAGATCGACGAGCCGCGCCAGCGCCCCCGCCGGATCCGGCTCCGCGAGCAGCGACCTCAGCTCGCGGCCGACGCGCGACGGCGCGACCGCGTCGGGCGCGGCGCCCGCGAAGGCCCGCCGCGCCGCGTCCTCGTCCTCCGCGGTCAGCCGGAAGCCGAGCCGCGCCTCGAAGCGAACGCCGCGGGCGAGCCGCGTCGGGTCGTCCTCGTAGCTCCGCGCGTGCAGCGTCCGCAGCCTTCGCGCGGCCAAGTCGTCCAGCCCGCCGCCCGGATCGAGCAGCTCGCCGCGCCGCGGCCCGGCGACGACGATCGCCAGCGCGTTGACGGAGAAGTCGCGCCGCAGCAGGTCGTCCTCCAGCGTCGCCGGCCGCGTCCGCGGCAGCGCGCCGGGCGCCGCGTACGTCTCGGCCCGCGCGCCCGAAAGATCGATTCCCGGCTCGTCCCCCCGCCCTTCCCAGCGGCAGAGCCGGAACGGCGGATGCCGCCGCGCGCAGGGGCCGAGCCGCTCTTCGAACCGCGCGACGAGCGCGGCCAGCGCCGCGTCGTCGGCCTCGACCGCGAGATCGAGCTCGCCGTGCCCCGCGCCGCGCCGTCGCTCGTCCGGCCGCCCGCGCCTTGTCTCGACGACCGCCGACGACTTGCCGTGCGCGCTTCCCGAAGCCCCGCGCGCCAGCAGCAGGTCGCGCACCGCGCCGCCGACGAGCGCCAGCGGCAGCGGCTCGGCCAGCGCGGCGAGTTCGCCGAGCAGGCGACGCGCGGCCTCGCCGAGGCCGCTCTCCCAACCGTCGGGGGCGCGCCGCGCGGCGACCATCGCTCAGGCCCGCGGGTGGTGCGCGTCGTAGAGCGAGCGGAGCCGCTCCCGCGCGACGTGGGTGTAGATCTCGGTCGTCGAGATGTCGCGGTGCCCGAGCAGCGTCTGCACCGTGCGCAGGTCGGCGCCGTGCTCGACGAGGTGCGTCGCGAACGAGTGCCGCAGCACGTGCGGCGAGATGCGCGACCAGTCGATCCCCGCGGCGAGCGCGTGGCGGCGCAGGTTCAGCCAGAACGCCTGCCGCGTCATCGGGCCGCCCGCGCGCCCCGGAAACAGCGTGTCGCCGCGCGGCTCGAGGGCGCCCCGCCCGCCGCCGATGTAGGCGTTCAGCGCGGCGACCGCCTGCGTGCCGAGCGGCACGATCCGCTCGCGGTCCCCCTTGCCGACGATCCGCGCGAGCCCGCGCCGCAGGTCGAGCTGGCGCACGCGCAGCGCGCAGAGTTCCGAGACGCGCATCCCGGTGGCGTAGAGCGTCTCCAGCATCGCCCGGTCGCGCAGCCCGCGCGGCGTCAGCGCGTCGGGCGCCGCGAGCAGCCGCTCGACGTCCCCCTCGCTCAGCACGCGGGGCAAGGGACGCCGCTTCTTCGGACCGTCGATCCGCCGCGCCGGATCGTCGTCGCGGGTTCCCTCCTGCCGCAGGTACTTCAGGAACGAGCGCAGCGCCGAAAGGCGCCGCGCGCGCGTCGTCGACGCCAGCCCCTCGGCCCGCGCCGCCCGCAGCCAGCGCTCGATCTCCGCCTCGCCGACCGCGGCCAGCTTCTCGCCGCCCCCCGCGCCGAGCCGCGCCGCGAAGTCGAGCAGGTCGCGGCGGTAGGCCTCGATCGTGCGCGGCGAGAGGCCGCGGACCGCGGAGAGATGCTCGAGGAATCCGGCCAGCTCCGCCGGAAGCGGCGCGTCGCTCATCGCCGCGGGACGTCCGGCCCGTCGAGCAGGAACGTCGCCGGGCCGTCGTTGACCAGTTCGACGTCCATCATCGCGCCGAACCGCCCCTCGGCGACCTCGAGCCCGAGGGCGCGCAGCGTCTCGACGAACCGCTCGTAGAGCGGGAACGCGTCGGCCGGCGGGGCCGCGAGGTCGAACGAGGGCCGGCGCCCCTTGCGGGTCCGCGCGGCGAGCGTGAACTGCGAGACGGCGAGCACCGCCGCCCCGGCCTCGGCCAGCGAAAGCTCCCACTCCGCGTCGCCGCCGGGAAAGAGGCGCAGCGAGGCCAGCTTGCGCGCGTGCCAATCGGCGAGTTCCGGGCCG from bacterium harbors:
- the xerD gene encoding site-specific tyrosine recombinase XerD encodes the protein MSDAPLPAELAGFLEHLSAVRGLSPRTIEAYRRDLLDFAARLGAGGGEKLAAVGEAEIERWLRAARAEGLASTTRARRLSALRSFLKYLRQEGTRDDDPARRIDGPKKRRPLPRVLSEGDVERLLAAPDALTPRGLRDRAMLETLYATGMRVSELCALRVRQLDLRRGLARIVGKGDRERIVPLGTQAVAALNAYIGGGRGALEPRGDTLFPGRAGGPMTRQAFWLNLRRHALAAGIDWSRISPHVLRHSFATHLVEHGADLRTVQTLLGHRDISTTEIYTHVARERLRSLYDAHHPRA
- the dtd gene encoding D-tyrosyl-tRNA(Tyr) deacylase, whose protein sequence is MKALVQRVKRAAVRVDGEVVGEIGRGALVFLGVERGDGPELADWHARKLASLRLFPGGDAEWELSLAEAGAAVLAVSQFTLAARTRKGRRPSFDLAAPPADAFPLYERFVETLRALGLEVAEGRFGAMMDVELVNDGPATFLLDGPDVPRR